Proteins encoded by one window of Dietzia sp. B32:
- a CDS encoding SDR family NAD(P)-dependent oxidoreductase, giving the protein MTGRLDGRVALVTGSSRGIGRGIARRLAAEGATVVVTARSMTPSASIRDGREQVIGGSLAETVDLITAAGGRALAIPADLEDPAQRDGLVDAVIEQAGALDILVNNAGFADYSPIETMGIDTFERTVEHYLRVPFLLTQKALPHMRAAGRGWIVNIGSSTGLPPIRPFREYNKTSGDVVYASVKAALHRFTQGLAAEVMDDGICVNAVGPSTAIRTPGADDLLPEGYEAEPVEYLAQTVLEMCTGSPAERTGLVTFSLHYPWSQEVPVYDLAGTTELPRLEPPQWCNPHIAPAGIDRWRR; this is encoded by the coding sequence CGGACGCGTCGCCCTGGTCACCGGCAGCAGCCGGGGGATCGGTCGCGGGATCGCCCGGCGCCTGGCCGCCGAGGGCGCCACCGTGGTGGTCACCGCGCGGTCCATGACGCCGTCGGCCTCGATCCGCGACGGCCGCGAGCAGGTGATCGGCGGTTCGCTCGCCGAGACCGTCGACCTCATCACCGCCGCCGGCGGCCGTGCCCTGGCGATCCCGGCGGACCTCGAGGACCCCGCGCAGCGCGACGGACTGGTCGACGCCGTGATCGAGCAGGCCGGGGCGCTGGACATCCTGGTCAACAACGCCGGGTTCGCCGACTACTCGCCCATCGAGACGATGGGCATCGACACCTTCGAGCGCACGGTCGAGCACTATCTGCGGGTCCCGTTCCTGCTCACGCAGAAGGCGCTGCCGCACATGCGCGCGGCCGGCCGGGGCTGGATCGTCAACATCGGGTCGAGCACCGGGCTCCCGCCGATCCGACCCTTCCGCGAGTACAACAAGACCTCGGGCGACGTGGTGTACGCCTCCGTCAAGGCCGCCCTGCACCGGTTCACCCAAGGGCTGGCCGCCGAGGTGATGGACGACGGGATCTGCGTGAACGCCGTGGGGCCGTCGACCGCCATCCGCACGCCCGGGGCCGACGACCTGCTCCCCGAGGGGTACGAGGCCGAGCCGGTCGAGTACCTGGCCCAGACCGTGCTGGAGATGTGCACCGGATCGCCCGCCGAGCGGACGGGCCTGGTCACCTTCAGCCTGCACTACCCCTGGTCGCAGGAGGTGCCGGTGTACGACCTGGCCGGGACGACCGAGCTGCCGCGGCTGGAGCCGCCGCAGTGGTGCAACCCCCACATCGCACCGGCGGGGATCGACAGGTGGCGACGATGA
- a CDS encoding SDR family NAD(P)-dependent oxidoreductase: MNDAHAELDARTRFGGGVAVVTGSAAGVGEGLVRYLAQIGMTAVVADIDVARAEQVAESIRAGGGRAVARHVDVADPGSVDDLAEWVVTEHGGVDLLIANAGVESAGLLWEIDPERWRRVMNVNVDGVFHCVRAFVPRMIAAGTPSCVATVSSVGGINSVAVQSPYIVSKFAVEAMTEALHQDLAVVGAPIQVSVLIPHSIRSEIFRAARRDAPTGNPVANAVFDAMQRDNESTGLDPLVAAERMVGQLARGDFWIHSDDRLCTAALERRARQLLDSSPPADPRAMLDRMGVPLPKGVQ; the protein is encoded by the coding sequence ATGAACGATGCGCACGCCGAGCTCGACGCCCGGACCCGGTTCGGTGGAGGTGTCGCCGTGGTCACCGGCTCGGCCGCCGGGGTGGGCGAGGGGCTGGTCCGGTACCTCGCGCAGATCGGCATGACGGCCGTCGTGGCGGACATCGATGTCGCCCGCGCCGAGCAGGTCGCCGAGTCGATCCGGGCCGGGGGAGGCCGCGCGGTGGCCCGCCACGTGGACGTGGCCGACCCCGGTTCCGTCGACGACCTGGCCGAGTGGGTCGTCACCGAACACGGGGGAGTGGACCTGCTCATCGCCAACGCCGGCGTCGAGTCGGCCGGACTGCTGTGGGAGATCGACCCGGAGCGCTGGCGCAGGGTGATGAACGTGAACGTCGACGGGGTCTTCCACTGCGTGCGGGCGTTCGTCCCCCGGATGATCGCCGCCGGCACCCCGTCCTGCGTGGCCACCGTGTCCTCGGTCGGCGGGATCAACAGCGTCGCCGTCCAGTCGCCGTACATCGTGAGCAAGTTCGCGGTGGAGGCCATGACGGAGGCGCTGCACCAGGACCTCGCCGTGGTCGGCGCGCCGATCCAGGTCAGCGTGCTCATCCCGCACTCGATCCGCAGTGAGATCTTCCGCGCCGCCAGGCGCGACGCCCCCACCGGGAACCCGGTGGCCAACGCCGTGTTCGACGCCATGCAGCGCGACAACGAGAGCACGGGTCTGGACCCGCTCGTCGCCGCCGAGCGCATGGTGGGGCAGCTCGCGCGCGGCGACTTCTGGATCCACTCCGACGACAGGCTGTGTACCGCGGCGCTCGAGCGCCGCGCCCGGCAGCTCCTCGACTCCTCCCCACCGGCAGACCCGCGCGCCATGCTCGACCGCATGGGCGTGCCGCTCCCGAAAGGCGTCCAATGA
- a CDS encoding NAD(P)/FAD-dependent oxidoreductase: protein MTSTTSSRSAGESTRDQGGTAADAARLHEAIDTCDPAPLLMSLVHVTGDSGLLDRFESRLDFPEPGNHYKSGIAPVSPPGEYPEDMVAEIRALAREVLGSDMRDRLGTPDPELFGRMARIATAERVDSEFLPLLREQSGFEPAVRRVPVTVAAPAEFSVIVVGAGIVGINAAIKLGEAGFTYRVFEGSDEIGGTWSTNTYPGAAVDTPSHYYSYSFELNPNWSKYYPPGPEYQRYLRGVVESYGIEENIEFNTRVESMTWCESDRQWVVTTTGPDGTRTSHRASAVITALGMLNSPNIPDVPGLEDFAGEVVHTARWGNGPDLDGKRVVVLGTGCTSVQLVASIVDRVGSLDVVMRSPHWVVPERTVKNDVPEGQKWALAHIPRFHEWFRLRSYWFASDNLYLLARIDPEWAKDHFSASPANEMVLRNAMKYLHESFPDRPDLVTKLTPEFRPYGKRIVKDPGFFQALKRENVTLHRASFERVTADGVVTTTGEFIPADVIIFATGFQLEFTTGMTITGRQGRTLADEWDGGQDPRAYLGIQVAGFPNLFVTSGPNSAPNHGAGHNLMSEEHVHYVIECLQYLLENGHDAMDVRPEAMEEYNHQVDEELDKTVWMHPGGGAGGYYRNAQGRSVVACPWRLVDYWEMLRQPAPDALEFL, encoded by the coding sequence ATGACCAGCACCACCTCCAGCCGTAGCGCCGGCGAGTCCACCCGGGACCAGGGCGGGACGGCCGCCGACGCAGCCCGCCTGCACGAGGCGATCGACACGTGCGACCCGGCGCCCCTGCTCATGTCGCTCGTCCATGTGACCGGGGACAGTGGGCTTCTGGACAGATTCGAATCGCGACTGGACTTTCCCGAACCCGGTAATCACTACAAGTCCGGAATCGCCCCGGTGTCGCCACCGGGCGAATACCCGGAGGACATGGTGGCAGAGATCCGGGCCCTTGCTCGTGAGGTCCTCGGGTCCGATATGCGAGACCGGCTCGGGACCCCCGATCCGGAGCTCTTCGGGCGCATGGCTCGCATCGCCACCGCGGAACGCGTCGATTCCGAGTTCCTGCCACTGTTGCGCGAACAGTCCGGCTTCGAGCCCGCCGTGCGCCGGGTTCCTGTGACCGTGGCGGCGCCGGCGGAGTTCTCCGTGATCGTGGTCGGCGCGGGGATCGTGGGAATCAATGCGGCGATCAAGCTCGGCGAGGCCGGCTTCACCTACCGGGTGTTCGAGGGCAGTGACGAGATCGGGGGCACCTGGTCCACCAACACCTATCCCGGTGCTGCTGTCGACACCCCGAGCCACTACTACTCCTACTCCTTCGAGTTGAACCCGAACTGGTCGAAGTACTACCCGCCGGGGCCCGAGTACCAGCGCTATCTGCGCGGGGTCGTCGAGTCGTACGGGATCGAGGAGAACATCGAGTTCAACACCCGTGTCGAGAGCATGACCTGGTGCGAGTCGGATCGTCAGTGGGTGGTGACCACCACGGGGCCGGACGGCACCCGGACGAGCCACCGCGCGTCGGCCGTGATCACCGCGCTCGGCATGCTCAATTCGCCCAACATCCCCGACGTCCCCGGATTGGAGGACTTCGCGGGTGAGGTCGTGCATACCGCCAGGTGGGGGAATGGTCCCGACCTCGACGGGAAGCGGGTGGTGGTCCTGGGAACCGGGTGCACCTCGGTGCAGTTGGTGGCGTCGATCGTCGATCGTGTCGGCTCTCTGGACGTCGTCATGCGGTCGCCCCATTGGGTAGTGCCGGAACGGACCGTGAAGAACGACGTCCCCGAGGGGCAGAAGTGGGCGCTCGCGCACATTCCACGTTTCCACGAGTGGTTCCGGCTGCGTTCGTACTGGTTTGCTTCTGACAACCTCTACCTCCTGGCCCGGATCGACCCGGAGTGGGCGAAGGACCACTTCTCCGCCTCCCCGGCCAACGAGATGGTCCTGCGTAACGCGATGAAGTACCTGCACGAGAGCTTCCCCGACAGGCCGGATCTCGTCACCAAGCTGACGCCGGAGTTCCGGCCCTACGGCAAGCGCATCGTCAAGGACCCCGGGTTCTTCCAGGCGCTCAAGCGGGAGAACGTCACCCTGCACCGGGCTTCGTTCGAGCGGGTCACCGCAGACGGGGTCGTCACGACGACAGGGGAGTTCATCCCCGCGGACGTGATCATCTTCGCCACCGGTTTCCAACTCGAGTTCACCACCGGCATGACGATCACGGGGCGGCAGGGCCGCACTCTCGCGGACGAGTGGGACGGTGGGCAGGACCCTCGCGCCTACCTGGGGATCCAGGTCGCCGGGTTCCCCAACCTGTTCGTGACGTCCGGCCCGAACTCGGCGCCCAACCACGGGGCCGGACACAACCTGATGAGCGAAGAGCATGTTCATTACGTCATCGAGTGCCTCCAGTATCTGTTGGAGAACGGTCACGACGCCATGGACGTGAGGCCGGAGGCGATGGAGGAGTACAACCACCAAGTCGACGAGGAGCTCGACAAGACCGTGTGGATGCACCCGGGTGGAGGGGCCGGCGGGTACTACCGCAATGCGCAGGGGCGGTCCGTGGTGGCGTGTCCCTGGCGCCTGGTCGACTACTGGGAGATGCTGCGCCAACCCGCACCCGACGCACTGGAATTCCTGTGA
- a CDS encoding crotonase/enoyl-CoA hydratase family protein yields the protein MSSDGADTTTFSLLRTDLRDGVLTITLDPPSALNAFTVEMGTELVRAFEAASADDEVGAVIVTGAGRAFCAGMDLTAEGNVFGLDEGLRPDMEDMVSRREDPEVQSGVADSGGKVSLAVYACTKPVIAAINGPAVGIGATMTLPMDFRIASRSARIGFVFSRLGIVPEACSTWFLPRLVGVSRALEWCFSGEILTADEARDAGLVRDVVDDDELLDTAHRLARKVSSGKSRVGIALTRQMIYRNSAERSPSAAHSVESLAVFYTSIGDGKEGVQAFLEKREPAFRSSVPEDLPPFYPWQR from the coding sequence GTGAGTTCCGACGGGGCCGACACCACGACGTTCTCACTCCTCCGGACCGACCTGCGGGACGGCGTCCTGACCATCACCCTCGATCCGCCGAGCGCGCTCAACGCCTTCACCGTCGAGATGGGTACGGAACTCGTCAGAGCTTTCGAGGCCGCCAGTGCTGACGACGAGGTGGGAGCGGTCATCGTGACAGGGGCTGGACGTGCCTTCTGCGCGGGGATGGACCTGACAGCCGAGGGCAACGTCTTCGGTCTGGACGAAGGACTCCGGCCGGATATGGAGGACATGGTCTCCCGCCGCGAGGACCCGGAGGTGCAGAGCGGGGTGGCGGACTCCGGAGGCAAGGTGTCTCTCGCCGTGTACGCGTGCACGAAACCGGTGATCGCGGCGATCAACGGACCAGCCGTCGGCATCGGGGCCACCATGACGTTGCCGATGGATTTCCGCATCGCGTCCCGCTCGGCCCGGATCGGGTTCGTGTTCTCCCGTCTGGGGATAGTCCCGGAGGCGTGCTCCACGTGGTTCCTCCCCCGACTTGTCGGGGTCAGCAGGGCTCTGGAGTGGTGCTTCTCCGGGGAGATCCTCACGGCAGATGAGGCCAGGGATGCGGGCCTGGTCCGAGACGTGGTGGACGACGACGAGCTGCTCGACACCGCGCACAGACTCGCGAGGAAGGTGTCCAGCGGGAAATCCAGGGTCGGGATAGCTCTGACCCGCCAGATGATCTATCGCAACAGTGCCGAGCGGAGCCCTTCGGCCGCTCATTCGGTGGAGTCGCTCGCCGTGTTCTACACGTCGATCGGAGACGGGAAGGAAGGTGTCCAGGCCTTTCTGGAGAAGCGGGAACCCGCGTTCAGATCTTCGGTGCCCGAGGACCTTCCCCCGTTCTACCCGTGGCAACGCTGA
- a CDS encoding class I adenylate-forming enzyme family protein → MEYAPRHVDVAETPWECFYPSSVTSDLVVDHPSVLAAWERQVRSRPEAASVHYFDHTLSVGDIDAMAGALATTLTENGIGHGERIAVYLQNDPQWLITLLAAWKLGAIPVAVNPMLRAAELKQILEDSGATAIVCLDGLHGIVEEVRGESGLRVVITTHPLDATPGARIPRAFERLMDPPRDCPDSIRWSRAVEAEPFIRAEGAQQDVACLTYTSGTTGRSKGAINTHSAVLHNATVYSRWWDLTPTADVALVLAPLFHITGLVAGLGVHIVSGAPIVLMHRFDAEETLRAIDRHRATFMTGASTAFIALSTHPALDEVDVSSLVKTPSGGAAVAQSLVDRVQAATGWVLRGAYGMTETASPTHLGPPDIDPPVDPDSGALSVGVPVPGARIRIVDPSTGAPLPPGEVGEIVVAGPMVIPGYWGLPRETAQSIRDGWLHTGDIGKLTADGWLFMIDRIKDLINTGGYKVVPRDVEDVLYAHPEVREACVVGVPDAYRGEAVRAYVSLMPGSAVTPDALRDFCRERMAAYRCPRSVVVLDELPKNANGKLLRRELRAR, encoded by the coding sequence ATGGAATACGCGCCACGACATGTCGACGTCGCGGAGACCCCGTGGGAGTGCTTCTATCCGTCGTCCGTCACATCAGACCTGGTGGTCGATCACCCCAGCGTGCTCGCCGCGTGGGAACGGCAGGTGCGCTCCCGGCCGGAGGCGGCCTCGGTGCACTACTTCGACCACACCCTGTCGGTCGGTGACATCGATGCGATGGCCGGCGCGCTCGCCACCACGCTCACCGAGAACGGCATCGGGCACGGCGAGAGGATCGCCGTCTACCTGCAGAACGACCCTCAGTGGCTGATCACACTGCTTGCGGCCTGGAAGCTCGGCGCGATCCCCGTCGCGGTCAATCCGATGCTCCGTGCCGCCGAACTCAAGCAGATACTCGAGGATTCCGGCGCTACCGCCATCGTCTGTCTGGACGGCCTTCACGGGATCGTCGAGGAGGTCCGGGGTGAGTCGGGGCTCCGCGTGGTCATCACCACTCATCCGTTGGACGCGACGCCGGGCGCCCGGATCCCCCGGGCGTTCGAGCGGCTGATGGACCCGCCCAGAGATTGTCCGGATTCGATTCGGTGGTCGCGAGCGGTCGAGGCGGAGCCGTTCATACGGGCGGAAGGCGCCCAGCAGGACGTGGCATGTCTCACCTACACGTCCGGGACGACGGGACGGTCCAAGGGCGCGATCAACACCCACTCGGCGGTTCTGCACAACGCCACCGTCTACAGCCGCTGGTGGGATCTCACACCGACGGCCGACGTCGCGCTCGTCCTGGCGCCCCTGTTCCACATCACCGGTCTCGTCGCAGGTCTGGGGGTCCACATCGTCAGTGGCGCCCCGATCGTCCTGATGCACCGTTTCGACGCGGAAGAGACCCTTCGAGCGATCGACCGCCACCGCGCGACGTTCATGACCGGGGCCAGCACCGCGTTCATCGCCCTGAGTACGCATCCCGCGCTCGATGAGGTCGACGTGTCCTCGCTCGTCAAGACTCCGTCCGGAGGGGCGGCGGTGGCCCAATCGCTCGTCGACCGGGTTCAGGCCGCCACCGGGTGGGTCCTACGCGGGGCCTACGGCATGACCGAGACCGCCTCCCCCACCCACCTCGGACCCCCGGACATCGATCCGCCCGTCGATCCGGATTCCGGAGCCCTCTCGGTCGGGGTCCCCGTTCCCGGCGCCCGCATCCGCATCGTCGATCCGTCCACCGGCGCCCCACTGCCCCCCGGAGAGGTCGGGGAGATCGTGGTCGCCGGCCCCATGGTGATCCCCGGCTACTGGGGGCTCCCCCGGGAAACGGCACAGTCCATTCGTGACGGGTGGCTCCACACGGGCGATATCGGAAAGCTCACCGCTGATGGTTGGTTGTTCATGATCGACAGGATCAAGGACCTGATCAACACGGGTGGTTACAAGGTTGTGCCCCGGGATGTGGAAGACGTCCTGTACGCACATCCGGAGGTGCGGGAGGCCTGTGTCGTCGGCGTGCCCGACGCCTATCGGGGTGAGGCGGTGCGTGCCTACGTGTCGCTCATGCCGGGGTCCGCGGTGACGCCCGATGCGCTCCGGGACTTCTGCCGAGAGCGCATGGCCGCGTACAGGTGCCCACGATCGGTGGTCGTGCTCGACGAACTACCGAAGAACGCCAACGGGAAGCTGTTGCGACGGGAACTGCGCGCACGCTGA
- a CDS encoding phosphotransferase family protein — translation MADTPATGSAPDAAALRQWLASHLGSTVGDELVVQPISGGRSNPTYSVADGENSWVLRRPPFGHVLPTAHDMGREYRVLTALRDTAVPVPRTVGLCKDPSVIGAEFYVMEKLDGTTLRTPRETAQLSRDERAALSDSMVDLLVELHSIDPADVGLADWGRPDGYLERQLGRWKRQWEHSVTSPRPEVDELYSVLASTIPSSHLPGIVHGDFKIDNLMVDRKDPTRIIGLLDWEMSTVGDTLTDVGILCSFWDHAGEFHNPITAGATALEGFPRREALTRRYGALRGIDVHSLEWYLVFADFKIAVILEGIHARYLHGDTDAGDDFAQVGAMVGPLLDRALNRASESGMRTGSGSLSS, via the coding sequence ATGGCCGACACGCCCGCCACCGGAAGCGCGCCCGACGCTGCTGCACTACGACAGTGGCTCGCAAGCCACCTGGGATCGACGGTCGGAGATGAGCTCGTGGTGCAGCCGATCTCAGGCGGCCGCTCGAACCCGACCTATTCCGTCGCAGACGGCGAGAACAGTTGGGTACTGCGGAGGCCGCCGTTCGGCCATGTCCTCCCCACCGCCCACGACATGGGTCGTGAGTACAGGGTCCTGACAGCGCTCCGCGACACCGCCGTCCCCGTCCCCCGCACCGTCGGCCTGTGCAAGGACCCTTCGGTGATCGGTGCCGAGTTCTACGTCATGGAGAAGCTGGACGGCACCACGCTCCGCACGCCCCGGGAGACCGCTCAGCTGTCCCGGGACGAGCGCGCGGCGTTGTCGGATTCCATGGTGGACCTGCTCGTGGAACTGCACAGCATCGATCCCGCCGACGTCGGCCTGGCTGACTGGGGCCGTCCGGACGGGTACCTGGAGAGGCAACTGGGCCGCTGGAAGAGACAATGGGAGCACTCGGTGACGTCGCCTCGTCCCGAGGTGGACGAGCTCTACTCGGTGCTGGCCTCGACGATCCCGTCGAGTCACCTTCCGGGCATCGTGCACGGTGACTTCAAGATCGACAATCTCATGGTGGATCGCAAGGACCCGACGCGGATCATCGGGCTGCTCGACTGGGAGATGTCCACGGTGGGGGACACACTCACCGATGTCGGGATCCTGTGCTCCTTCTGGGACCACGCAGGTGAGTTCCACAATCCCATCACCGCCGGGGCGACCGCGCTCGAAGGATTCCCCCGGAGAGAGGCGCTGACCCGACGTTACGGTGCCCTCCGCGGGATCGACGTCCACTCCCTCGAGTGGTACCTGGTGTTCGCCGATTTCAAGATCGCGGTGATCCTCGAGGGCATCCATGCGCGCTACCTGCACGGCGACACCGACGCCGGTGATGACTTCGCACAAGTCGGGGCAATGGTCGGCCCGCTGTTGGACCGCGCTCTGAACCGTGCCTCCGAGTCGGGGATGCGCACCGGATCCGGCTCCCTCAGCTCGTGA
- a CDS encoding acyl-CoA dehydrogenase family protein, with translation MTTMRTVALDSPPDVGSLDLRPSERALHLRDTLVDFMRTHVFPAEEQYEAYRNRVGPHDHALPPVVETLKSEARRRGLWNLFLPAESGIGQLDYAYLAEVTGWSLNLAPEATNGQAPDTGNMELLHLFGTDAQKRRWLDPLLDGSIRSAFSMTEVDVASSDATNIETRIERDGDHYVINGRKWWTSGAADPRCQLMIVMGKTDPGAETHRQQSMVLVPRDTAGVRIVRDLPVFGHHDQHGHVEIVYEDVRVPVEYLLGEEGGGFAMAQARLGPGRIHHCMRAIGAAERAMELMVTRAQSRVAFGKALAEQGVVQEQIAESRIAIDQARLLCHLAARTIDQHGNKAAAQYVSAAKVAVPRVTLQVIDRAIQVFGGAGVSDDVPLAAMYGWHRAMRIFDGPDEVHVRSLARAELRKYR, from the coding sequence ATGACGACCATGCGTACCGTCGCGCTGGATTCCCCGCCCGATGTCGGCTCCCTGGACCTCCGACCCTCAGAGCGGGCGCTCCACCTCCGCGACACCCTTGTCGACTTCATGCGCACCCATGTCTTTCCCGCGGAGGAACAGTACGAGGCATACCGGAACCGGGTCGGGCCACATGATCACGCCCTGCCACCGGTCGTCGAGACACTGAAGAGTGAGGCGCGCCGCCGTGGATTGTGGAACCTCTTCCTGCCCGCGGAGTCCGGGATCGGTCAGCTCGACTACGCGTACCTGGCCGAGGTGACAGGGTGGAGCCTCAACCTCGCGCCGGAGGCGACGAATGGTCAGGCCCCTGACACCGGGAACATGGAACTCCTGCATCTGTTCGGTACAGACGCCCAGAAGCGGCGCTGGCTCGATCCGCTCCTCGACGGTTCGATCCGCTCGGCGTTCTCGATGACGGAAGTGGACGTGGCGAGTTCCGACGCGACGAACATCGAGACGAGGATCGAGCGCGACGGCGATCATTACGTGATCAACGGTCGCAAATGGTGGACCAGTGGAGCGGCCGATCCGCGGTGCCAACTCATGATCGTGATGGGGAAAACCGATCCGGGAGCCGAGACTCATCGGCAACAGTCGATGGTTCTCGTGCCGAGGGATACGGCCGGCGTGAGGATCGTCCGGGATCTGCCGGTGTTCGGTCACCACGACCAACACGGTCACGTCGAGATCGTCTACGAGGACGTGCGGGTGCCCGTCGAGTACCTGCTGGGCGAGGAGGGTGGCGGGTTCGCCATGGCGCAAGCCCGCCTCGGTCCGGGACGAATCCACCACTGCATGCGAGCGATCGGCGCGGCAGAGCGCGCCATGGAGTTGATGGTCACCCGAGCCCAGAGCCGGGTGGCGTTCGGCAAGGCGCTCGCGGAACAGGGGGTGGTCCAGGAACAGATCGCGGAGTCGCGCATCGCGATCGACCAGGCCCGATTACTGTGCCACCTCGCTGCCAGGACCATCGATCAGCACGGGAACAAGGCCGCCGCGCAGTACGTCTCGGCCGCGAAGGTCGCCGTTCCGCGAGTGACACTGCAGGTGATCGACCGTGCGATCCAGGTGTTCGGCGGGGCCGGGGTGTCCGACGACGTGCCCCTCGCGGCCATGTACGGCTGGCATCGCGCGATGCGGATCTTCGACGGCCCGGACGAGGTTCATGTCCGGTCCCTCGCCAGAGCCGAGCTGCGCAAGTACAGGTGA
- a CDS encoding alpha/beta fold hydrolase, with the protein MNPNEPEMRELRTDRGVLRYREAGEGPPLVLLHGSGPGVTGWRNFSGNLPALAQHFRTFILELPGFGVSDDFGALHPIVSAQAALVAFLDGLNLDRVRLLGNSMGGFVAMDFAAAFPDRVERLVTVGGAGASLLAPTPGEGIVRLCEFVEDPTRERLVAWLNSMVFDKSLITNQMIDDRWEQATDPATLASARQMYGLAALQGIEARFREPEAVAGLSSLCRVQAPTLVTWGRDDRVSPLDMALLPLRLLPKGELHVFPDCGHWVMIEQKAAFESAVIAFLLRD; encoded by the coding sequence ATGAACCCGAACGAACCCGAGATGAGAGAACTGCGGACGGACCGCGGTGTCCTGCGATACCGCGAGGCAGGCGAGGGTCCTCCTCTGGTGCTGCTCCACGGCTCGGGCCCGGGGGTGACCGGGTGGCGGAACTTCTCCGGCAACCTCCCGGCCCTGGCACAACACTTCCGGACGTTCATTCTCGAACTGCCGGGATTCGGCGTGAGTGACGATTTTGGAGCCCTGCACCCGATCGTCTCCGCCCAGGCCGCACTCGTGGCGTTTCTGGACGGCCTGAACCTCGACCGGGTGCGGCTGCTGGGCAATTCGATGGGCGGGTTCGTGGCGATGGACTTCGCGGCGGCGTTTCCCGACCGCGTCGAGCGTCTGGTCACCGTCGGAGGTGCCGGCGCGTCGCTGCTGGCGCCGACTCCGGGCGAGGGGATCGTGCGTCTGTGTGAGTTCGTCGAGGACCCCACGCGGGAACGGCTGGTGGCGTGGCTCAACTCGATGGTCTTCGACAAGTCCTTGATCACGAATCAGATGATCGATGACCGGTGGGAACAGGCGACTGACCCGGCCACGCTCGCAAGCGCCCGGCAGATGTACGGTCTGGCGGCGCTGCAGGGCATCGAAGCTCGCTTCCGGGAGCCTGAGGCAGTGGCGGGCTTGTCGTCGCTGTGTCGCGTTCAGGCGCCGACTCTCGTCACATGGGGGCGCGACGACCGTGTGAGTCCGCTCGACATGGCGCTCCTGCCGCTGCGTCTGCTGCCGAAGGGTGAGCTCCATGTGTTCCCGGATTGCGGGCACTGGGTGATGATCGAGCAGAAGGCAGCGTTCGAATCCGCAGTGATTGCGTTCCTTCTGCGCGACTGA
- a CDS encoding Dabb family protein, which produces MYDVIRTVHLVDASRASGPVLEHLRSVTGRFTDADVVVAPTLPGARNGGDILVRLRFGSADHWHAHRSTLDEALTHEDIHHVVGASFESTGDGSAGRRAGPDQPGIYRTMLAKVHPDTPAEQVAAFERATLQMPRHVPQIRAWQLTRVTDSVGATDWTHAWEQEYDHVDGLLDSYMNHPIHWAHVDRWFDPEHPLWIVRDRVVHTFCAIDRPVLGVAAPTGDRALPDLLTGGRHTVPRGSGA; this is translated from the coding sequence ATGTATGACGTCATCCGCACCGTGCACCTGGTCGACGCGAGCAGGGCCTCGGGTCCCGTTCTCGAGCATCTCAGATCGGTTACCGGCCGGTTCACCGACGCCGATGTCGTCGTCGCCCCCACCCTCCCCGGAGCACGCAATGGTGGGGACATCCTTGTCCGCCTCCGGTTCGGCTCGGCGGACCACTGGCACGCCCACCGCTCGACCCTCGACGAAGCTCTGACCCACGAGGACATCCACCATGTCGTCGGTGCCAGCTTCGAGTCGACCGGCGACGGCTCCGCGGGGCGCCGGGCCGGCCCCGACCAGCCGGGCATCTACCGGACGATGCTGGCGAAGGTTCACCCCGACACCCCGGCCGAGCAGGTCGCTGCATTCGAGCGTGCGACGTTGCAGATGCCGCGACACGTGCCACAGATCCGCGCCTGGCAACTCACCCGCGTCACCGACTCCGTGGGAGCCACCGACTGGACGCACGCCTGGGAGCAGGAGTACGACCATGTCGACGGCCTGCTGGACTCCTACATGAACCACCCGATCCACTGGGCCCACGTCGACCGGTGGTTCGATCCGGAGCACCCCCTGTGGATCGTGCGCGACCGCGTGGTTCACACATTCTGCGCAATCGACCGGCCTGTTCTCGGCGTGGCCGCACCGACCGGCGACCGGGCACTCCCCGATCTCCTCACCGGAGGCCGTCACACGGTGCCTCGCGGTTCGGGGGCATAA